From the Bacillus tuaregi genome, one window contains:
- a CDS encoding CdaR family protein — MDKWLDQLTDSKLFMKLVALLLALLLFGTVYDSSKDTNEINVPGSEQSEIIPNIPVKSYYDTDNLVITGVPETVEVTLKGPTPNLQVAKTQKDFEVYADLSDVKVGKQRVKLQIRNLSDKLKATINPDYVEVNVQEKVTKEYTIDAEFNHKLVADGYEAGAPVVKPNKVKITGGKDVMDKISYVKAIIDINKTVNDTIDESARVTVLDENLNKLNVIVDHEVVNVTVPIKKLSKTVKIDVVEKGAPAEGVTIESITLDTNEATISANQDILDKTEAVRVEVDVSSLKESTDLTLPVIISDEIKEVTPKTVKATVKISSNSEETSGTEVETTKTLAKLPIRFIGLPENYHAVFRDPASGSLDLTITGKESVLTGINESDFQLSVNVAELSVGEHKVKLDVKGPENVTWTSDINTITVAISEKQQA; from the coding sequence ATGGATAAATGGCTCGATCAACTAACGGATAGTAAGCTGTTTATGAAACTAGTAGCTTTGTTATTAGCTTTGTTATTATTTGGTACTGTCTATGACAGCAGTAAGGATACCAATGAAATAAATGTTCCAGGCAGTGAACAGTCAGAAATTATCCCCAACATTCCGGTTAAGAGCTATTACGATACGGACAACCTTGTCATCACAGGTGTCCCGGAAACAGTTGAAGTGACTCTAAAGGGACCTACTCCTAATTTGCAGGTTGCGAAGACGCAGAAGGATTTTGAAGTATATGCTGATTTATCAGACGTAAAGGTTGGTAAGCAACGGGTCAAGCTCCAAATCAGGAATCTGTCTGATAAATTAAAGGCTACGATTAATCCAGACTATGTTGAAGTAAACGTACAGGAAAAGGTCACAAAGGAATATACGATCGATGCTGAGTTTAATCATAAGCTAGTTGCAGATGGATATGAGGCAGGTGCTCCTGTTGTAAAGCCGAATAAAGTAAAAATTACCGGCGGCAAAGATGTAATGGATAAAATTAGTTATGTAAAGGCTATTATTGACATCAATAAAACAGTGAATGACACCATTGATGAATCAGCTAGAGTGACGGTTCTAGATGAAAATTTAAATAAGTTAAATGTTATTGTAGATCATGAGGTAGTCAATGTAACGGTTCCGATTAAGAAGCTAAGTAAAACGGTGAAAATCGATGTAGTTGAGAAAGGTGCACCTGCTGAAGGAGTAACTATTGAGTCTATTACTTTAGATACAAATGAGGCAACGATTTCTGCAAATCAGGATATTTTGGATAAGACAGAAGCTGTGAGAGTAGAAGTCGACGTTAGCTCGCTGAAAGAAAGTACGGACTTGACCCTGCCAGTTATCATTTCTGATGAAATCAAAGAAGTAACACCTAAAACGGTTAAAGCGACGGTTAAAATTAGCTCTAACAGTGAAGAAACGTCTGGAACTGAAGTAGAGACAACCAAAACACTAGCAAAGCTTCCCATCCGCTTTATTGGGTTGCCGGAAAACTATCATGCTGTTTTTCGGGACCCAGCAAGTGGTAGCCTTGATTTAACCATAACAGGAAAAGAAAGTGTCCTTACGGGAATTAATGAATCTGATTTCCAATTATCAGTGAATGTGGCTGAATTGAGTGTAGGAGAGCACAAGGTCAAGCTGGATGTTAAGGGTCCGGAAAATGTCACCTGGACATCCGATATTAATACTATTACGGTAGCTATTTCGGAAAAACAACAGGCTTAG